The nucleotide sequence TTTAGGCCCATTTTGCCATCAAGGACATCCCACTCACACCCAATAACACAGCGATGAATGCCCACATTTGAAGCTTCATGTTTGATTGCAATTTGGCGCCCATGAAATCAGCGGCCAGCAGGTCCACCAACGCCATGTAATTCAGTAGTCCACCTGATGTAGCATTCAGTACACCAACCACAATCAGAGACGCAGGGCTGTTGTCACTGTACACATGTGATAGGCCGATTCCCAGCGCGATCCCAAAGGGGGTGGTGACCGAGAAGAAAAACACCATGATGGCCTTCATCTTGGCCTTGTATTCAGCCTGGGGATGGAGATGGTgatgaaattaatattaatattgaaaAGCGTATGGGTGGTTTTGATGTAGAAATCGATCAATCCTCACCTGTAATAAGCATCCACCAAGACCCACTCCTTCAAACAATTGATGGAAACAAATAGCAGCAATGAGGGGCCTGATTGTACGTGCATTTTGAGAGGCCCCCATTGAAAGCCCAATCACCACTGAGTGCACCACAATCCCTAGTTCCAGTACCTGCACCCATCAATTCCGTAAAATCTTAAACCTTTCTACTTATAAATTATTACCATTACTATTACCATTTTTGCTGTGGTTGCTATATGTATGTTTGAATCATCATACCTGAGCAATAATTTGGTATCTCAACAATTTTGAGGCCTCTTCATCAAGCTTCTTCACACCAACTCCATGTGAATGCCCATGTCCATGTCTATGCTCTATTTGATTCCCATGCTCGCATTCCACTTCATTCATACCATGTTTCCTATAATAACTCATCGCAAAAGAGTCCACCATCAGTGTTAAAACGGCTGCGACCATGGCTATGAACGTTGTGAATGGGAATTTGCTCCATGGATAGTCCGGCAGGCATGGAGAAGTCAAGCACTCAAATGAATCCGGCAGCACGTGGACGTAGCCGGTGGCCAGGATAACACCCGATGCAAATGCTTTCACCAGGACGAACACTTTTCCATCTGGTTTAAATAGTGGCATGCCTCGTAGAAGTATGGGGGAGGAGATGCCCAAGATGCTAGCAATCAGTATCGTGAATATCGCTATCACCTTCAGCTTTAAGGCTGATGCCTTTTCTTCTGATACTTCTGTGGCCACTCGGCATTCCGATCCCGCTCCGTCGGCATCTTCCTTGCCCCAAGTTTGCACTGTCAAGGAAAGCAGGAGGAGAAGGAGGGTTAGAGCTCCAAGGTTTTTCAAGGAAGCCATGACTATGGAGCAGTGGAGCCGCAGTGGAGTCCTAAATAGTCACCATATGCCTAGGGCTAAGTATCTCCAATATCAAATTtagtattttgaattttgtccAAACTGGGTTTATAGAgggcaaaatatattaaaaaaatatccattaatatacattaaaattaataattttaagggtatttaagtattttaattGCTGAGAAGGAAGCGTATGTTAGGCCTGTGTTTAGGCTAGTGTTGCATGTGCATTGCACAAGGATGActaattttttcttactttttctattaaaaccACGTTCCGTGAGTTTTGAATCACGTGCTTTACATGGTTTCAAtgcttttattgaaaaaattataaaatctaaaaactGATCTAttcttaaattaagaaaaaattccattaaaaacacACGTGCGTGAGATTTTAGTATGTCTGTTTCATATCatgttaagaattttttaaaatctaaccACCAAGTGTTATTAACTTACAAAAAATTTCCAATTGAAAAAACCACACTCAGTGAGATTTGGGTGACATGTTTTATGTATATAATTTCAAcgcttttaaattaatttgtctATTTCATATCATCTgaagaattttctttaattaatctaagtattgaaatatttttaaattaggaaaaaaaaatctacgtTGATTATAGCATCAATTGAAAacagaaattttttattaaatatacttctaaaattattaaagattaaataataaattaataaaatattaatttatttttcatattgagtCAAAGTTGGAAAGCAACCTTGCTGCCGTGGGAGGATGGTGTGCTGCTTCACCATTACTCAAATTTTGACTTCTCAgtcaaattttctcaattttataaaggataataatataatattagagcATGAGTCAAtcaggttatatttgatttttgaaaaatttggggaaaaatatgaggaaataaaaaaagaaagaaaatgtggaaggaaaaaaaaaagaaaaaaaaattatttttatatgtttctttgaATTCTTTTCACTTAATTTCCTCTATTATATacagatgaaataattttaaaatgtataaaattttaattaattttaattatattaaattttctttaaatatttttatgatgaaaccaaatataaaagattattttttttattattatttttttctttccttagtactttctaAGAATCAAACACCTAAAAACTTCATATTCGCCTCACTTATCCTATCTCTAGGGTTATAAATATCAAATCCTAAATTTAagaaatagtaatattatttttatttaacccataatatttaaaattctaaagcATTAGTTGAGAAATATCATACGCTTTTTAAGTATAAATAACCTTCGTGGTCTTTTCATATTGAAAAAGGGTACTAAATGTAATTCAACttcattgaaaaagaaaaatcttgaTGATTTGAAAAGGTTGTTTCTtcctataatattaaataataaaatattattatatttcaatgaacaagattaattcattttataatattgtAATTCAACAAAGACTTTCATtgattatgattaaataaaatttaaattaaaataaaatctatctaaattaaaaatgacataaaaattaaggatttatttgattatatttttaaaacaacatttaagaataattcttaaaaatagttttcaaatgtttttagcaataaaattttatttaaaactaagatatgaaaaatattctaaaacaaagtgagagaagaagaggaaaataagaaagagagaatagAATGCacagagagaaattgaattgattttcattaGGGATCCCTCTATTTTATAGGGAGTCACAAATAGATAAACATcattatggatgatcatccataagttTTCATAATGCtacaaattctcatattttataacactctctcttggatgatcataagaatatgatAATTGTCTCCTTAAAAACCTTAccagtaaaacccagtaggaTAAAActtggacgaaggaaaaaagagtgcaaTATATCCGTATTAGTATTCTCCTCCTCATGTagacatgattatgatttcttcaagatttcaattggtagatctctcaatctttgcattccaatgtcataccttaactttttcaatgtggtcgaaggtaatgcctttgtgaatagatctgctAGATTATTGTATGATCgaatttgttgaacatcaatCTCACATTTCTCTTGgagctcatgagtatagaagaatttaggggAGATATGCTTAGTTTTGTTAGCTTTTATGAATCCttctttaatttgtgcaatacaaataatattatcttcatgtaacttaGTTGCATTGCCTTTGATGGacggtagtccacatgtttcttgaatatattgaaTCACTAACCTTAGTCATACACATTcatgacttgcttcatgaattgtaagaatttctaaatgatttgaagatgtgATTATCATTGTTTGCTTGACTAATATCTAAGATATTGTCATACCGCCATAAATAAAGATATATCTTGTTTGAGATTGAGTTTTATGAggatttaaaaatatcttacatCTGCATACCCAatcaattgtgattttgattcttttttaataatataagcCCATGTCACTTGTTCTACGAAGGTAtcacaatatatgtttaattccatTCCAATGCCTTCTAGTTGGTACAAAATTGTATCTTGCTAGCAAGTTGACAGagaatgttatgtttggtttagtacaatttgcaagatacattAGTGTATTAATTGCACTGAGATATGGTACTTTTGGACCAAacaattctttattttcttttttagaacGAAATAGGtctttgttcacttcaagtgaacgaACAACCATGAGGGAATTGAGTGAATGTGATTTGTTCATATAAAATCGTTTTAATACTTTCTCTATTTATGTCGATTGATGGACTAATATCCATTTGAAAAATGCTCAATCTGTAGGTCGAgacaatattttgttttccccaaatctttcatttcaaatttcttctttaaataattggttgttcttgtgagctctttagGAAACCCTATAAGgttcaaatcatccacatatactacAATTATTGTAAGCCTAATTTTTATCTCTTGATAAAAACACATGGGCAAATTGGATTATtcacatatcatttttttaacaaatactcACTCAAACGATTATACCACATGCGTCcggattgctttaatccatgtAGAGATCTTTGTAGTTTGATTGGGTACATGTTTCGAGGTTTTGGATTAGTTGCTTCGAGCAATTTGAATCCTTTAggtattttcatatatatgtcaatATCTATTGACCCATATAAATAGACTGTAACAACATCCATGAAACACATATTTAGTTCTTCAAAGACTGTTAAACTTATCAAGTATTGAAATGTGATTGCATCCATTATAGGGGAATAAGTTTCCTTATAGTCTAT is from Vitis riparia cultivar Riparia Gloire de Montpellier isolate 1030 chromosome 10, EGFV_Vit.rip_1.0, whole genome shotgun sequence and encodes:
- the LOC117924109 gene encoding fe(2+) transport protein 1-like encodes the protein MASLKNLGALTLLLLLLSLTVQTWGKEDADGAGSECRVATEVSEEKASALKLKVIAIFTILIASILGISSPILLRGMPLFKPDGKVFVLVKAFASGVILATGYVHVLPDSFECLTSPCLPDYPWSKFPFTTFIAMVAAVLTLMVDSFAMSYYRKHGMNEVECEHGNQIEHRHGHGHSHGVGVKKLDEEASKLLRYQIIAQVLELGIVVHSVVIGLSMGASQNARTIRPLIAAICFHQLFEGVGLGGCLLQAEYKAKMKAIMVFFFSVTTPFGIALGIGLSHVYSDNSPASLIVVGVLNATSGGLLNYMALVDLLAADFMGAKLQSNMKLQMWAFIAVLLGVSGMSLMAKWA